In Tursiops truncatus isolate mTurTru1 chromosome 19, mTurTru1.mat.Y, whole genome shotgun sequence, a genomic segment contains:
- the FKRP gene encoding ribitol 5-phosphate transferase FKRP → MRLTRCQAALAAAITLNLLVLFYVSWLQHQPRYSPARGSRRGSASGPRVTILVREFEAFDNAVPELVDSFLQQDPAQPVVVAADTLPYPPLALPRIPSVRLALLQPALDRPAAASRPETYVATEYVALVPDGARAEAPGQLKRMAEVLRAGGARLVAAPVASANPARCLALNVSLREWTARYGPAPSAPRCDALDGDAVVLLRARDLFNLSAPLARPVGTGLFLQTALRGWTVQLLDLPFARARQPPLTTAHARWKAEREGRARRAALLRALGIRLVSWEGGRLEWFGCNKETPRCFGTVVGDTPAYLYEERWTPPCCLRALRETARYVVGVLEAAGVRYWLEGGSLLGAARHGDIIPWDYDVDLGIYLEDVGNCEQLRGAEAGSVVDERGFVWEKAVEGDFFRVQYSESNHLHVDLWPFYPRNGVMTKDTWLDHRQDVEFPEHFLQPLVPLPFAGFVAQAPNNYRRFLELKFGPGVIENPEYPNPALLSLAGSS, encoded by the coding sequence ATGCGGCTCACCCGCTGCCAGGCTGCTCTGGCAGCCGCCATCACCCTCAACCTCTTGGTCCTGTTCTATGTCTCGTGGCTGCAGCACCAGCCCAGGTACTCCCCGGCCAGGGGCTCCCGCCGTGGATCTGCCTCCGGCCCCCGGGTCACCATCTTGGTGCGGGAGTTCGAGGCCTTTGACAACGCGGTGCCAGAGCTGGTGGACTCCTTCCTGCAGCAGGACCCAGCCCAGCCGGTGGTGGTGGCAGCCGATACGCTCCCCTACCCGCCTCTCGCCCTGCCCCGTATCCCCAGCGTTCGCCTGGCGCTGCTCCAGCCCGCCCTGGACCGGCCCGCTGCAGCCTCGCGCCCTGAGACCTACGTGGCCACCGAGTACGTGGCCCTGGTGCCTGACGGGGCGAGGGCCGAGGCACCGGGCCAGCTGAAGCGCATGGCTGAGGTGCTGCGAGCGGGAGGCGCACGCCtggtggccgctcccgttgcttCGGCCAACCCTGCCCGGTGCCTGGCCCTGAACGTCAGCCTGCGGGAGTGGACGGCGCGCTACGGCCCGGCACCCTCCGCACCCCGCTGCGACGCCCTGGACGGGGACGCCGTGGTTCTCCTGCGCGCCCGCGACCTCTTCAACCTCTCGGCGCCCCTGGCCCGGCCCGTGGGCACCGGCCTCTTCCTGCAGACCGCCCTCCGCGGCTGGACGGTGCAGCTGCTGGACCTGCCCTTCGCCAGGGCGCGCCAGCCCCCTCTGACCACGGCCCACGCGCGCTGGAAGGCGGAGCGCGAGGGGCGGGCGCGGCGGGCGGCGCTGCTGCGGGCGCTGGGCATCCGCCTGGTGAGCTGGGAGGGCGGGCGGCTCGAGTGGTTCGGATGCAACAAGGAGACCCCGCGCTGCTTCGGGACAGTGGTGGGCGACACGCCGGCCTACCTGTACGAGGAGCGCTGGACACCCCCGTGCTGCCTGCGTGCGCTGCGCGAGACGGCCCGCTACGTGGTGGGCGTGCTGGAGGCGGCCGGCGTGCGCTACTGGCTGGAGGGTGGCTCGCTGCTGGGGGCGGCCCGCCACGGGGACATTATCCCGTGGGACTACGACGTGGACCTGGGCATCTACCTGGAGGACGTGGGCAACTGCGAGCAGCTGCGGGGTGCCGAGGCGGGCTCGGTGGTGGATGAGCGCGGCTTCGTGTGGGAGAAGGCTGTGGAGGGCGACTTCTTCCGCGTGCAGTACAGCGAGAGCAACCACCTGCACGTGGACCTGTGGCCCTTCTACCCTCGAAACGGGGTCATGACGAAGGACACGTGGCTGGACCACCGGCAGGATGTCGAGTTCCCCGAACACTTCCTGCAGCCTCTCGTGCCCCTGCCCTTTGCCGGCTTCGTGGCGCAGGCACCTAACAACTACCGCCGCTTCCTGGAACTCAAGTTCGGCCCCGGGGTCATCGAGAACCCCGAATACCCCAACCCAGCACTCCTGAGTTTGGCGGGAAGCAGCTGA